The following are from one region of the Halogeometricum sp. S3BR5-2 genome:
- a CDS encoding lipopolysaccharide biosynthesis protein, producing the protein MSQTVKSGIWAVGTNFGSRGLQVVMMIILARLLTPRDIGLMGIALVTYSALNRFSRLGIDRALVQRPEANVDEYLDSMWGLQMARGAVIAAVLVVASPLAASFFGEPVVEPILKAIALSALVAGLFNPSIVYFEKSLDLHKKFAFNMSGSVTEFVVAVSLAFVLGDVWAIVYGFIAADVAKLVASYALDSRRPGFDFRLDHARELFGYGKWITATSGISFLLVSGDDWVVGWLLSTAALGFYQMGYRLGKTPTMELSRSLSTVAFPVYSKLQEDSDALADAVSKTVRILSFASFPAAVGVVLTADPFVRGFLGEQWLPVIPVMQIVAVYGAFSSLTSAFNDIWNALGHPEYNTKINLLRLALTGALIYPATTRYGIVGTVGLIAGVFVLVIVPIKVHVAVRSVNGSHRRFLVELAYPVLASAVMGGALFALRPALSGLPAIAEFACLVVAGVAVYLATVAVVESRSTWEIRNDLEAVLGAVRS; encoded by the coding sequence ATGTCGCAGACCGTGAAATCCGGCATCTGGGCCGTCGGGACCAACTTCGGGTCGCGGGGACTGCAGGTCGTGATGATGATCATCCTCGCGCGCCTGCTCACCCCGAGAGACATCGGTCTCATGGGCATCGCGCTCGTGACGTACTCGGCGCTGAACCGGTTCTCCCGGCTCGGCATCGACCGGGCGCTCGTCCAGCGGCCGGAGGCGAACGTCGACGAGTACCTCGACAGCATGTGGGGGCTCCAGATGGCCCGCGGCGCGGTCATCGCGGCCGTCCTCGTCGTCGCCTCGCCGCTCGCGGCGTCGTTCTTCGGCGAACCCGTCGTCGAGCCGATACTGAAGGCCATCGCCCTCTCGGCGCTGGTCGCCGGGCTGTTCAACCCGAGCATCGTCTACTTCGAGAAGTCCCTGGACCTGCACAAGAAGTTCGCGTTCAACATGAGCGGGTCGGTGACGGAGTTCGTCGTCGCCGTCTCCCTGGCGTTCGTCCTGGGGGACGTCTGGGCCATCGTGTACGGGTTCATCGCCGCCGACGTGGCGAAACTCGTCGCCTCCTACGCCCTTGACAGCCGCCGGCCGGGGTTCGACTTCCGGCTCGACCACGCCCGGGAGCTGTTCGGCTACGGCAAGTGGATCACCGCCACGAGCGGAATCAGCTTCCTCCTGGTCAGCGGCGACGACTGGGTGGTCGGCTGGCTCCTGTCGACGGCCGCGCTCGGCTTCTACCAGATGGGCTACCGCCTCGGCAAGACGCCGACGATGGAGCTCTCGCGGAGCCTCTCGACGGTCGCGTTCCCCGTCTACTCGAAGCTCCAGGAGGACTCCGACGCGCTGGCCGACGCGGTGAGCAAGACGGTCAGAATCCTCTCGTTCGCGTCGTTCCCCGCCGCGGTCGGCGTCGTCCTGACCGCCGACCCGTTCGTCCGCGGCTTCCTCGGCGAGCAGTGGCTCCCCGTCATCCCGGTGATGCAGATCGTCGCCGTCTACGGGGCGTTCTCGTCGCTCACCTCCGCGTTCAACGACATCTGGAACGCCCTCGGCCACCCCGAGTACAACACGAAGATCAACCTGCTCCGACTGGCGCTGACGGGGGCGCTCATCTACCCGGCGACGACCCGGTACGGCATCGTCGGGACCGTCGGCCTCATCGCCGGCGTGTTCGTCCTCGTCATCGTCCCCATCAAGGTTCACGTCGCCGTCCGCAGCGTGAACGGCAGCCACCGGCGCTTCCTCGTCGAGTTGGCGTACCCGGTCCTCGCGAGCGCCGTCATGGGGGGCGCGCTGTTCGCGCTCCGACCGGCGCTCTCCGGACTCCCGGCCATCGCGGAGTTCGCCTGCCTCGTCGTCGCCGGCGTCGCCGTCTACCTCGCGACGGTGGCCGTCGTCGAATCCCGCTCGACGTGGGAGATACGCAACGACCTGGAAGCGGTCCTCGGTGCCGTCCGAAGCTAA
- a CDS encoding asparagine synthase-related protein codes for MTGICGVLGSRDHAIDEMRDDLSWTGEEQRGQFADEGIAVGWSAHPGAENEQPAETDDGTFVWAYGNVWGYESPDGDGYQPRSSDDAATIAEFCARRYEADGEEFAAGLNGSFVVVVYDSDEREALVVTDRLGTRPVYRVRPDEGTFVFSTQMQSLPVRPDVDAEFDVEYLAEYFTLGAVGGVRTPFTGVEELLPSSVTTVDLDAGTVDTERYWRPRYDPVDEPFSSFAERFVDRFETVLEERLDPDLTYGLLLSGGSDSRAILAGADPDIDLRTYHTAGWLNREAQVAEQVAFAADREFHLLRRDRDNHPRMLESTPKQMNFHGRFSEAHITEFGDRIRDEVDVLISGLGADTLFREHAFPSPRIQLGPLGEFDLPMAKRTTSVRKHIERRAKPLPEYLECSSDLTEILERNIVSNDGVDHHGVNYRSVRELVFFDDFYPFSNKSDYFFHALNGMVSHWSPFFDNRLVELALELPMRHRMRRNVIDATTVALDEDLARVPHASTGVPLTKSFPTQFLLHHANAFSRKHLSPDRSPEPYMSDKPWTNSTELLRTHDFAQKKLRERAPVMDALPFIDREAATRVYQDHLNGGEHTYVLYTLLSFLQMPAVQRMALGSDAETESDASESESTPASDSEERAERETQTKPN; via the coding sequence ATGACAGGAATCTGTGGCGTCCTCGGCTCGCGCGACCACGCTATCGACGAGATGCGAGACGACCTCTCGTGGACGGGCGAGGAGCAGCGCGGACAGTTCGCCGACGAAGGCATCGCCGTCGGCTGGTCGGCCCACCCCGGCGCCGAGAACGAACAGCCCGCGGAGACGGACGACGGGACGTTCGTGTGGGCGTACGGGAACGTCTGGGGGTACGAATCACCCGACGGCGACGGCTACCAGCCGCGCTCGTCGGACGACGCGGCGACCATCGCGGAGTTCTGCGCCCGGCGGTACGAGGCCGACGGCGAGGAGTTCGCCGCGGGGCTGAACGGGTCGTTCGTCGTCGTCGTCTACGACAGCGACGAACGCGAGGCCCTCGTCGTCACCGACCGCCTCGGCACCCGCCCGGTGTACCGCGTCCGCCCGGACGAGGGGACGTTCGTCTTCTCGACGCAGATGCAGTCGCTGCCCGTCCGCCCGGACGTCGACGCGGAGTTCGACGTGGAGTACTTGGCCGAGTACTTCACGCTCGGCGCCGTCGGCGGCGTGCGGACGCCCTTTACGGGCGTCGAGGAACTGCTCCCGTCGTCGGTCACGACCGTCGACCTCGACGCGGGCACCGTCGACACCGAACGCTACTGGCGGCCGCGCTACGACCCTGTCGACGAGCCGTTCTCGTCGTTCGCCGAGCGGTTCGTCGACCGGTTCGAGACGGTGCTCGAAGAGCGACTCGACCCCGACCTGACGTACGGGCTGCTGCTCAGCGGCGGCAGCGACTCGCGGGCCATCCTCGCCGGCGCCGACCCGGACATCGACCTGCGCACCTACCACACCGCCGGGTGGCTGAACCGCGAGGCGCAGGTCGCAGAGCAGGTGGCGTTCGCGGCGGACCGCGAGTTCCACCTGCTGCGGCGCGACCGAGACAACCACCCGCGGATGCTCGAGTCGACGCCCAAGCAGATGAACTTCCACGGCCGGTTCAGCGAGGCGCACATCACGGAGTTCGGCGACCGCATCCGCGACGAGGTGGACGTGCTCATCTCGGGGCTGGGCGCCGATACGCTGTTCAGAGAGCACGCCTTCCCGTCGCCGCGCATCCAGTTGGGTCCGCTCGGAGAGTTCGACCTCCCGATGGCCAAGCGGACGACGAGCGTGCGCAAGCACATCGAACGCCGCGCGAAGCCGCTCCCGGAGTATCTGGAGTGCTCCTCGGACCTCACCGAGATACTCGAACGGAACATCGTCTCGAACGACGGCGTCGACCACCACGGGGTGAACTACCGGTCGGTGCGCGAACTCGTCTTCTTCGACGACTTCTACCCGTTCTCGAACAAGTCCGACTACTTCTTCCACGCGCTGAACGGGATGGTCTCGCACTGGAGCCCCTTCTTCGACAACCGCCTCGTCGAACTGGCGCTGGAACTCCCGATGCGTCACCGGATGCGGCGGAACGTCATCGACGCGACGACGGTGGCGCTGGACGAGGACCTCGCGCGGGTGCCGCACGCGTCGACGGGCGTCCCGCTCACGAAGTCGTTCCCCACCCAGTTCCTCCTGCACCACGCGAACGCGTTCTCCCGCAAACACCTCTCGCCGGACCGCTCGCCCGAACCGTACATGTCGGACAAGCCGTGGACGAACTCCACGGAACTGCTCCGCACGCACGACTTCGCCCAGAAGAAACTCCGCGAGCGGGCCCCCGTGATGGACGCACTGCCGTTCATCGACCGCGAGGCGGCGACGCGGGTCTATCAGGACCACCTGAACGGCGGCGAACACACGTACGTGCTGTACACGCTGCTGTCGTTCCTCCAGATGCCCGCGGTCCAGCGGATGGCGCTGGGGTCCGACGCCGAGACCGAATCCGACGCGTCGGAATCGGAATCGACCCCGGCGTCCGACTCGGAGGAGCGCGCGGAACGAGAGACGCAGACGAAACCGAACTGA
- a CDS encoding cobyrinate a,c-diamide synthase: MPGFVLAGTASSVGKTVATLAACRALERAGRTPVAAKAGPDFIDPSHHAASLGRPSRTLDPWMTGEDGLERTYARGADHGDVCVVEGMMGLYDGDVSTAAVAADLDLPVVLVVDATAGMESVAATALGFRAYADRMDYDVDVVGLLAARAHGGRHEEGIRNAIPEEMHYVGRTPPLDGLDIPDRHLGLHSGSESPVESEALDAAARHVDAGELLSLARRPRVDAPPERPAGPADPADLTVAVAADDAFRFVYPSVRERLAERATVETFAPAAGDDLPDCDAVYLPGGYPENHAADLATSPALSTLAERAAEGLPVFGECGGLMALGETLTTEDGEEHAMAGVLPVSTRMTDGPVALDHVGYRARRDSLLAPAGESLRGHEFHYSAATADSDARFAFEVVRGAGVDGANDGVEEYRTLGTYAHFHAESGAFDAFLDAAAE, from the coding sequence CTGCCGGGGTTCGTCCTCGCCGGGACCGCATCGAGCGTCGGCAAGACCGTGGCGACGCTGGCCGCCTGCCGCGCCCTCGAACGCGCCGGCCGGACGCCCGTCGCGGCGAAGGCCGGCCCCGACTTCATCGACCCGAGCCACCACGCCGCGTCGCTGGGGCGCCCCTCGCGGACGCTCGACCCGTGGATGACGGGCGAGGACGGCCTCGAGCGAACGTACGCGCGCGGGGCCGACCACGGCGACGTCTGCGTCGTCGAGGGGATGATGGGGCTGTACGACGGCGACGTGAGCACCGCCGCCGTCGCCGCGGACCTCGACCTGCCGGTCGTCCTCGTCGTCGACGCGACGGCCGGGATGGAGAGCGTCGCGGCGACGGCGTTGGGCTTTCGCGCCTACGCCGACCGGATGGACTACGACGTGGACGTGGTGGGCCTCCTCGCCGCCCGCGCGCACGGCGGCAGACACGAGGAGGGAATCCGGAACGCCATCCCCGAGGAGATGCACTACGTCGGTCGGACGCCGCCGCTGGACGGTCTCGATATCCCCGACAGACACCTCGGTCTGCACTCGGGGAGCGAATCGCCCGTCGAGAGCGAGGCCCTCGACGCCGCTGCCCGCCACGTCGACGCGGGCGAACTGCTCTCGCTGGCGCGCCGCCCGCGGGTGGACGCGCCGCCGGAGCGACCCGCCGGCCCGGCCGACCCCGCCGACCTGACCGTCGCCGTCGCCGCGGACGACGCCTTCCGGTTCGTCTATCCCTCGGTTCGGGAGCGACTCGCCGAACGGGCGACGGTCGAGACGTTCGCGCCCGCCGCGGGCGACGACCTGCCGGACTGCGACGCCGTCTACCTCCCCGGCGGCTACCCCGAGAACCACGCCGCGGACCTCGCCACATCGCCGGCGCTGTCGACGCTCGCGGAACGCGCGGCGGAGGGTCTGCCCGTCTTCGGGGAGTGCGGCGGACTGATGGCCCTCGGCGAGACGCTCACGACCGAGGACGGCGAGGAGCACGCGATGGCGGGCGTCCTGCCCGTCTCGACGCGGATGACGGACGGACCGGTCGCCCTCGACCACGTGGGCTATCGGGCGCGCCGGGACTCGCTTCTCGCCCCCGCGGGGGAGTCGCTCCGCGGTCACGAGTTCCACTACTCGGCGGCGACGGCCGACTCCGACGCGCGCTTCGCGTTCGAGGTGGTCCGCGGCGCCGGCGTCGACGGCGCGAACGACGGCGTCGAGGAGTACCGGACGCTCGGGACGTACGCGCACTTCCACGCCGAGTCGGGCGCCTTCGACGCGTTCCTCGACGCGGCGGCGGAGTGA
- a CDS encoding adenosylcobinamide amidohydrolase, with protein sequence MTGAEDAVFESVVRDDVCRLRRPETRWLSTGHAGGRSTGPVAYNVSVPEGWAETDVDGYVERRLDEAGFEESGPTLLTGVSMRHARRARLGPVEAVVTAGVSNPAALPVDGNESATHRSAADGEEPRTGTVNVLVGTTRALGAGALANLVAVAAEAKAATLLSRTGFPGTTTDAVVAACDPAGEAAAYSGSATLVGSAARACVRDALCASLGSRYDGDGGIPASVAAAEYGVVTDERASVSEILGSEND encoded by the coding sequence ATGACCGGCGCCGAGGACGCCGTCTTCGAGTCGGTCGTCCGCGACGATGTCTGTCGGCTCCGGCGACCCGAGACGCGGTGGCTCTCGACCGGACACGCCGGCGGCCGTTCGACCGGTCCCGTCGCCTACAACGTGAGCGTCCCCGAAGGCTGGGCGGAGACGGACGTCGACGGCTACGTCGAACGCCGCCTCGACGAGGCCGGATTCGAGGAGTCGGGGCCGACGCTCCTCACGGGCGTCTCGATGCGGCACGCCCGCCGCGCCCGCCTCGGCCCCGTCGAGGCCGTCGTCACCGCGGGCGTGTCGAACCCGGCGGCGCTTCCCGTGGACGGCAACGAGTCCGCGACCCACCGGAGCGCGGCGGACGGCGAGGAACCCCGTACCGGTACGGTGAACGTCCTCGTCGGTACGACGCGCGCCCTCGGCGCGGGCGCCCTCGCCAACCTCGTCGCCGTCGCCGCCGAGGCGAAGGCGGCGACGCTCCTCTCGCGGACGGGCTTTCCGGGGACGACGACGGACGCCGTCGTCGCCGCCTGCGACCCCGCGGGCGAGGCGGCGGCGTACTCCGGAAGCGCCACCCTCGTCGGGTCGGCGGCCCGCGCCTGCGTCCGCGACGCCCTCTGCGCGTCGCTCGGTTCGCGGTACGACGGCGACGGGGGGATACCCGCTTCCGTCGCCGCGGCCGAGTACGGCGTCGTCACCGACGAGCGGGCGTCGGTCTCCGAGATTCTCGGGAGCGAGAACGACTGA
- a CDS encoding aminotransferase class I/II-fold pyridoxal phosphate-dependent enzyme: MDPDSAADVSRVPHGGDGDDGVVDFSANTNPRRPPGAAATYDAAFGPATRYPDDGYADYRAAAADYVDCDPGEVVPTAGGLAALRLAFGVTVAPGDSVLVPEPSFGEYDREIRLQGATPVAVAHDEILEADPAEYAAAVVCTPNNPTGEAADPEALRAYLADCRAADTALVVDEAFLDFTDRPSLAGEPGAVVARSLTKMFGLPGLRAGFAVATGGLGDRLDAARPTWGLSVPAAGVGAYCMRQSAFVEETKARVGAERARMRDRLEPEFEVYPSDAPFLLLGVDGDVDALLAHARERGFALRDARTFPTLDSHVRVAVRLPEENDALVEALSEFA, translated from the coding sequence ATGGACCCTGACTCGGCGGCGGACGTCTCGCGGGTGCCTCACGGCGGCGACGGCGACGACGGCGTCGTCGATTTCAGCGCGAACACGAACCCGAGGCGGCCGCCCGGCGCCGCCGCCACCTACGACGCCGCGTTCGGCCCGGCGACGCGCTACCCCGACGACGGCTACGCCGACTACCGCGCCGCGGCCGCCGACTACGTCGACTGCGACCCGGGCGAGGTGGTCCCGACGGCCGGCGGGTTGGCCGCCCTCCGCCTCGCGTTCGGCGTCACCGTCGCCCCCGGCGACAGCGTGCTCGTCCCCGAACCGAGTTTCGGCGAGTACGACCGCGAGATTCGCCTGCAGGGAGCGACGCCCGTCGCCGTCGCCCACGACGAGATTCTGGAAGCGGACCCGGCCGAGTACGCCGCCGCCGTCGTCTGCACGCCGAACAACCCGACCGGCGAGGCGGCCGACCCGGAGGCCCTGCGCGCGTATCTGGCCGACTGCCGCGCGGCCGACACCGCCCTCGTCGTCGACGAGGCGTTCCTCGATTTCACCGACCGCCCGAGCCTCGCGGGCGAACCCGGCGCCGTCGTCGCTCGGTCGCTGACGAAGATGTTCGGCCTCCCCGGCCTCCGCGCGGGGTTCGCCGTCGCGACGGGCGGACTCGGGGACAGACTCGACGCCGCGCGGCCGACGTGGGGGCTCTCGGTGCCCGCGGCCGGCGTCGGCGCCTACTGCATGCGGCAGTCGGCGTTCGTCGAGGAGACGAAGGCGCGCGTCGGCGCGGAGCGAGCGCGGATGCGCGACCGCCTCGAACCCGAGTTCGAGGTGTACCCCTCCGACGCGCCGTTCCTGCTTCTCGGCGTGGACGGGGACGTGGACGCCCTCCTCGCACACGCCAGAGAGCGCGGGTTCGCCCTGCGCGACGCGCGGACGTTCCCGACGCTCGACTCGCACGTTCGGGTGGCCGTCCGCCTCCCCGAGGAGAACGACGCCCTCGTCGAGGCGCTCTCGGAGTTCGCATGA